The following DNA comes from Candidatus Tanganyikabacteria bacterium.
AGTCGCTGGCGGCCCAGTTGCCGGTCACCAGAGCCTTCGTGGCATACTTGGGGAGCACCCCGCTTCGTGTCGGGAGCGTCGATGCGTTGCCGCTGGCCGACTTCCTTGGCCGCCTCTACGGCGGCTCCGTATTGTCCTGACTGAAAGTGGTTCGCGAGAACCAGCGTGAATCAAGGTCTCTTGAATCTTCCGAAATGGGTATCCCCTTCACGTTCCGGGACGCCTCCGATTGCCTGCACCCGGAAAGTGGACTCGGCTTCCACGACGGTCCCGTCCGCTCGCACAAGGAACCGATCGGAACCTGGTAGTTTCCAGAAGAAGTTGAGCGGCCACCCGGCACTGGGCGTCGTAATGACGGCCACTCGCTCGAATACCCCCGCTTGAAGGGTCTGCGCCTGGAAGCCCGGGAGAATCTCGGTTGCAGCATCTCGTGCGCCTACCCTATCAGAGGCACCTTCGGGCGAAGTTTCCCGAAGGGCTGGATTGCCTGCCAGATGGCCGATTTCGTCATGACCCTTGTCGGGACACCTCGGGGAGGCGCTGCCTGACGGCAGCCACGGTTCGCTCCGCAATCGCCAGCACCTCTCGCGCCTCGTCGGCCGGGAGGCCCACCGGAGCACCGGGGTAACGGTAGCGCCAAGCGAACTGCGTCAGCGGCGAGATTTCCGGCACGAGCGAGGCGAGGCTGGCATCCAGGGTCGCGCACTCTGCGCCGAGTTCGGCAAGGTTGTGCGTCTTGCCGAAAGGACGCTCTCTCCACGTCAGGAAGGCCTTTAGCGCCTTCTCGACTGCCTGCTGGCAGTGAAACACGGCGGCTTCGGGTATCGAGTCCGGCTCGGCCAAAGCCTTGCGAGCGGTGCGGAGATCCGTGTCGGCCCTCTGGAGCCACTCCA
Coding sequences within:
- a CDS encoding HEPN domain-containing protein — protein: MSPEVAEILEWLQRADTDLRTARKALAEPDSIPEAAVFHCQQAVEKALKAFLTWRERPFGKTHNLAELGAECATLDASLASLVPEISPLTQFAWRYRYPGAPVGLPADEAREVLAIAERTVAAVRQRLPEVSRQGS